The Ciona intestinalis unplaced genomic scaffold, KH HT000068.2, whole genome shotgun sequence genome contains a region encoding:
- the LOC101242203 gene encoding sushi, von Willebrand factor type A, EGF and pentraxin domain-containing protein 1 isoform X25, producing MWNPLAVVIVVCLLLLEVSAYPHCGVSHLSRRPCGRPAIDRFNCLQRGCCYDRNAVHINIRCYYKASTLSFGNQVIGPSTTPTSTPVTTQTTSAAPSASQLIMQSLALITSNGADYTTALALLAREILGTNVYSTIEFAQKYGDDYLLLQIISAAEGKSPPNQAKLLHHGGENGYPGSQVLSQCSPQNRNNTCGNPFYTTRSSCLRWNCCWDFASRSCYHSTNNIIYMRRRCPPGFTNPPKCIEINECLSNPCMNNGVCVDKINGYKCICPISPAGPNCEIYCATPQSPRNGAVTPVKQFYNANDIVRYSCNVGYDLFGRSENVCTRSGQWSTSTPHCLEACGKPTDIANGRYSPVLTPPYYKINQVVTYACDANYVLQGSPVIICQINGQFTQTRASCIPVVVKCSNPPALLNGQFISAIEYAVNAQVRYTCNTGYRLDNSDVITCQTSGQFTSLTAVCTKVCTTPPTLANGDFTVKNNANQYDINTVLTYTCNSGYRLDNSPTITCQASGQFTALTAVCTRVIKCTNPPALMNGLYSPQQNSYSVNDVITYTCNNGYKINNSPTITCQASGQFTALAATCTKVCSTPPTLANGDFTVKNNANQYDINTVLTYTCNSGYRLDNSPTATCQASGKFTALTAVCTKVCSTPPTLANGDFTVKNNANQYDINTVLTYTCNSGYRLDNSATVTCQASGQFTALTAVCTTVCLIPPPLPNGAYSPTRNPVIFNVNEIITYTCNANFKLKGSNTVRCETNGQYTTLAATCASDDKCGGPPLLTNGEYSPVKTPLEYNINENVVYTCNSGYRLDNSDTITCQAANQWSTLSAVCTKVCLTPPTLTHGSYTPVNNPLKYDINTVLTYTCGSGFLLENSDKITCTSTGQWSALAATCTRVCTAPPALANGDYSPKNNPVVYRIGDTVTYTCGSGYTLSSSATSTCQSTGQWVAPTATCVKVCLTPPSLTNGAYMPVTAEYAVHAVVTYTCNNGYKLENVNSISCPASGTWPALPTTCTRICSTPPTLANGDFTVKNNANQYDINTVLTYTCNGGYRLDNSPTITCQASGKFTALAATCTKVCSTPPTLANGDFTVKNNANQYDINTVLTYTCNSGYRLEKSPSITCQASGKFTSLGAVCTKVCTTPPTLANGDFTVKNNANQYDINTVLTYTCNSGYRLDNSPTATCQASGQFTKLTAVCTKVCSTPPTLTNGDFTVKNKANQYDINTVLTYTCNGGYRLDKSPTITCQASGKFTSLGAVCTRVCTTPPTLANGDFTVKNNANQYDINTVLTYTCNSGYRLEKSPTVTCQASGKFTSLAAVCTTVCSTPPTLANGRFTVKNNANQYDINTVLTYTCNSGYRLDNSATITCQASGQFTSLAATCTKVCSTPPTLANGDFTVKNNANQYDINTVLTYVCNSGYRLDNSATITCQASGKFTALAATCTKVCTTPPTLANGDFTVKNNANQYDINTVLTYTCNSGYRLDNSATVTCQASGQFTALAATCTKVCTTPPTLANGDFTVKNNANQYDINTVLTYTCNSGYRLDNSATVTCQASGQFTSLAATCTKVCSTPPTLANGDFTVKNNANQYDINTVLTYTCNSGYRLDNSATVTCQASGQFSSLAATCTKVCSTPPTLANGDFTVKNNANQYDINTILTYTCNSGYRLDNSATVTCQASGQFTSLAATCTKVCSTPPTLANGDFTVKNNANQYDINTVLTYTCNSGYRLDNSATVTCQASGQFTSLAAVCTKVCSTPPTLANGDFTVKNNANQYDINTVLTYTCNSGYRLDNSATITCQASGQFTSLAATCTRVCSTPPTLANGDFTVKANQYDINTVLTYTCNSGYRLDNSATVTCQASGQFTSLAATCTKVCSTPPTLANGDFTVKNNANQYDINTVLTYTCNSGYRLDNSATVTCQASGQFTSLAATCTKVCTTPPTLANGDFTVKNNANQYDINTVLTYTCNSGYRLDNSATVTCQASGQFTSLAATCTRVCLTPPTLANGDFTVKNNANQYDINTVLTYTCNSGYRLDNSATVTCQASGQFTALTAVCTRVCSTPPTLANGDFTVKNNANQYDINTVLTYTCNSGYRLDNSATITCQASGQFTAFTAVCTKVCTTPPTLANGDFTVKNNANQYDINTVLTYTCNSGYRLDNSATVTCQASGQFTSLAAVCTLICGEPPIPANGVYAVVKTPPIFNIGDQISYSCNNGFILQGTRVNTCFEHWFV from the exons ATGTGGAATCCATTGGcggttgttattgttgtgtgTTTATTACTATTAGAAGTTTCAGCTTACCCGCATTGTGGTGTCTCTCACTTATCACGAAGACCATGCGGTCGTCCAGCCATTGACCGGTTTAATTGCTTACAACG CGGTTGTTGCTACGACAGAAATGCGGTTCATATCAATATTCGGTGTTATTATAAAG CTTCAACGCTCTCTTTCGGCAACCAAGTGATCGGGCCTTCAACAACACCAACATCAACACCGGTTACAACCCAAACCACATCGGCGGCTCCATCCGCAAGCCAACTAATCATGCAATCCCTCGCCTTGATTACTTCTAACGGCGCTGATTACACGACGGCGCTCGCGTTACTGGCGAGAG AGATTCTTGGAACGAATGTTTACAGTACGATAGAGTTTGCTCAAAAGTATGGAGACGATTATCTACTCTTGCAAATAATCA GTGCAGCAGAAGGAAAATCTCCCCCCAACCAAGCCA AGTTATTGCACCACGGCGGCGAAAATGGATATCCAGGAAGTCAAGTTCTTTCCCAATGCAGTCCACAGAACCGGAATAATACTTGCGGTAATCCTTTCTACACAACCAG atcGAGTTGCCTGCGATGGAACTGTTGTTGGGACTTCGCTTCAAGAAGTTGCTACCATTCCACGAATAACA TTATTTACATGAGACGTCGATGTCCACCTGGTTTTACAAACCCACCAAAATGCATTG aaataaatgaatgtttgTCAAACCCATGTATGAACAACGGTGTGTGTGTGGACAAGATTAATGGATATAAATGTATCTGCCCAATCTCCCCTGCTGGTCCAAATTGTGAAATAt ATTGCGCTACACCCCAAAGTCCCAGAAATGGAGCTGTGACCCCAGTTAAGCAGTTTTACAACGCAAACGATATTGTAAGATATTCGTGTAATGTTGGATACGATTTATTTGGAAGATCAGAAAATGTTTGCACAAGAAGTGGGCAGTGGTCGACTTCAACACCCCACTGCTTGGAAG CTTGTGGCAAACCAACCGATATCGCAAATGGTCGATACTCTCCTGTATTAACCCCACCATACTACAAGATCAACCAAGTTGTAACATATGCTTGTGATGCAAACTATGTACTGCAAGGATCTCCTGTTATTATATGCCAGATAAATGGACAATTCACGCAAACACGAGCTTCTTGCATACCag ttgttGTAAAATGTAGCAACCCACCAGCATTGTTAAATGGACAGTTTATTTCTGCAATTGAATACGCTGTCAATGCACAAGTGAGGTATACTTGTAATACTGGTTATAGACTTGATAACAGCGATGTTATTACGTGTCAAACTAGTGGACAGTTCACTTCACTCACTGCTGTCTGTACTAAAg tttgtaCAACACCACCTACACTGGCCAATGGGGATTTTACTGTGAAGAATAATGCAAACCAATATGATATCAACACTGTATTAACATATACATGCAACAGTGGTTATCGACTGGATAACAGCCCAACAATTACATGTCAAGCTAGTGGACAATTTACTGCTTTAACTGCCGTTTGTACTAGAG TTATAAAATGCACCAACCCTCCTGCACTGATGAATGGACTATACAGCCCACAACAGAATTCATACAGTGTGAATGATGTTATCACGTACACTTGTAATAATGGGTACAAGATTAACAATAGTCCAACCATAACATGCCAAGCTAGTGGACAATTTACTGCACTTGCTGCCACTTGTACTAAAG tTTGTTCAACACCCCCTACACTGGCCAATGGAGATTTTACTGTGAAGAATAATGCAAACCAATATGATATCAACACTGTATTAACATATACATGCAACAGTGGTTATCGACTGGATAACAGTCCAACAGCAACATGTCAAGCTAGTGGAAAATTTACTGCTTTAACTGCTGTTTGTACAAAAG tttgttcAACACCACCTACACTGGCCAATGGAGATTTTACTGTGAAGAATAATGCAAACCAATATGATATCAACACTGTATTAACATATACATGCAACAGTGGTTATCGATTGGATAACAGTGCAACAGTAACATGTCAAGCTAGTGGACAATTTACTGCTTTAACTGCTGTTTGTACAACAG TTTGTTTGATCCCACCCCCATTACCCAATGGAGCATATTCACCAACCAGAAACCCTGTAATTTTTAATGTGAATGAAATCATTACATATACTTGTAATGCTAATTTCAAATTGAAAGGAAGCAACACAGTAAGATGTGAAACAAACGGTCAATACACGACACTTGCTGCTACTTGTGCTTCAG ATGATAAATGTGGAGGTCCACCTTTACTCACTAATGGTGAATACAGTCCTGTGAAGACCCCACTTGAATACAACATTAATGAGAATGTAGTTTATACATGCAACAGTGGTTATCGCTTGGATAACTCAGACACCATAACATGCCAAGCTGCAAATCAATGGTCAACATTATCCGCAGTTTGCACAAAAG TTTGTCTCACCCCTCCCACGCTGACACATGGTTCATACACCCCTGTAAACAATCCACTTAAGTATGATATCAACACGGTACTAACATATACTTGTGGAAGTGGATTTCTTCTTGAAAACAGCGACAAAATAACTTGTACATCCACTGGACAATGGTCCGCACTAGCTGCAACATGCACAAGGG TTTGCACAGCACCTCCGGCGCTTGCTAATGGAGACTATTCTCCAAAAAACAACCCAGTTGTTTATCGCATTGGTGATACTGTAACTTACACTTGTGGTAGTGGATACACTCTCAGCAGCAGTGCTACAagcacctgtcaatcaactgGCCAATGGGTGGCTCCTACAGCTACTTGTGTTAAAG TTTGTTTGACGCCACCTTCATTAACAAATGGAGCATACATGCCCGTCACTGCAGAGTATGCCGTACATGCTGTAGTCACCTACACTTGCAACAATGGATATAAATTAGAGAACGTTAATTCTATATCCTGCCCTGCTAGTGGAACTTGGCCAGCATTGCCAACTACATGCACTAGAA TTTGTTCAACACCACCTACACTGGCCAATGGAGATTTTACTGTGAAGAATAATGCAAACCAATATGATATCAACACTGTATTAACATATACATGCAACGGTGGTTATCGACTAGATAACAGTCCAACAATTACATGTCAAGCTAGTGGAAAATTTACTGCACTTGCGGCTACTTGTACTAAAG TCTGTTCAACACCACCTACACTGGCCAATGGAGATTTTACTGTGAAGAATAATGCAAACCAATATGATATCAACACTGTATTAACATATACATGCAACAGTGGTTATCGACTGGAAAAGAGTCCATCAATAACATGTCAAGCTAGTGGAAAATTTACTTCACTTGGAGCAGTTTGCACTAAAG tttGTACAACCCCACCTACACTGGCCAATGGAGATTTTACTGTGAAGAATAATGCAAACCAATATGATATCAACACTGTATTAACATATACatgcaacagtggttataGACTGGATAACAGTCCAACAGCAACATGTCAAGCTAGTGgacaatttacaaaattaactgCTGTATGTACTAAAG TCTGTTCAACACCACCTACACTTACCAATGGAGATTTTACTGTGAAGAATAAAGCAAACCAATATGATATCAACACTGTATTAACATATACATGCAACGGTGGTTATCGACTAGATAAGAGTCCAACAATAACATGTCAAGCTAGTGGAAAATTTACTTCACTTGGAGCAGTTTGTACACGTG TTTGTACAACCCCACCTACACTGGCCAATGGAGATTTTACTGTGAAGAATAATGCAAACCAATATGATATCAACACTGTATTAACATATACATGCAACAGTGGTTATCGACTGGAAAAGAGTCCAACAGTAACATGTCAAGCTAGTGGAAAATTTACTTCACTTGCAGCTGTTTGTACAACag TATGTTCAACGCCACCTACATTAGCCAATGGACGTTTTACTGTGAAGAATAATGCAAACCAATATGATATCAACACTGTATTAACATATACATGCAACAGTGGTTATCGATTGGATAACAGTGCAACAATAACATGTCAAGCTAGTGGCCAATTTACTTCGCTTGCAGCTACTTGTACTAAag TTTGTTCAACACCACCTACACTGGCCAATGGAGATTTTACTGTGAAGAACAATGCAAACCAATATGATATCAACACTGTATTAACATATGTATGCAACAGTGGTTATCGACTGGATAACAGTGCAACAATAACATGTCAAGCTAGTGGAAAATTTACTGCACTTGCAGCTACTTGTACAAAAG TTTGTACAACACCACCTACACTGGCCAATGGAGATTTTACTGTGAAGAATAATGCAAACCAATATGATATCAACACTGTATTAACATATACATGCAACAGTGGTTATCGATTGGATAACAGTGCAACAGTAACATGTCAAGCTAGTGGACAATTTACTGCATTAGCAGCTACTTGTACAAAAG TTTGTACAACACCACCTACACTGGCCAATGGAGATTTTACTGTGAAGAATAATGCAAACCAATATGATATCAACACTGTATTAACATATACATGCAACAGTGGTTATCGACTGGATAACAGTGCAACAGTAACATGTCAAGCTAGTGGACAATTTACTTCACTTGCAGCTACTTGTACTAAAG TTTGTTCAACACCACCTACACTGGCCAATGGAGATTTTACTGTGAAGAATAATGCAAACCAATATGATATCAACACTGTATTAACATATACATGCAACAGTGGTTATCGACTGGATAACAGTGCAACAGTAACATGTCAAGCTAGTGGACAATTTTCTTCACTTGCAGCTACTTGTACtaaag TTTGTTCAACACCACCTACACTGGCCAATGGAGATTTTACTGTGAAGAATAATGCAAATCAATATGATATCAACACTATATTAACATATACATGCAACAGTGGTTATCGACTGGATAACAGTGCAACAGTAACATGTCAAGCTAGTGGTCAATTTACTTCACTTGCAGCTACTTGTACGAAAG TTTGTTCAACACCACCTACACTGGCCAATGGAGATTTTACTGTGAAGAATAATGCAAACCAATATGATATCAACACTGTATTAACATATACATGCAACAGTGGTTATCGACTGGATAACAGTGCAACAGTAACATGCCAAGCTAGTGGACAATTTACTTCGCTTGCAGCTGTTTGTACTAAAG TTTGTTCAACACCACCTACACTGGCCAATGGAGATTTTACTGTGAAGAATAATGCAAACCAATATGATATCAACACTGTATTAACATATACATGCAACAGTGGTTATCGACTGGATAACAGTGCCACAATTACATGTCAAGCTAGTGGACAATTTACTTCGTTGGCAGCTACTTGTACCAGAG TATGTTCAACACCACCCACACTGGCCAATGGAGATTTTACTGTGAAGGCAAACCAATATGATATTAACACTGTATTAACATATACATGCAACAGTGGTTATCGACTGGATAACAGTGCAACAGTAACATGTCAAGCTAGTGGACAATTTACTTCACTTGCAGCTACTTGTACTAAAG TTTGTTCAACACCACCTACACTGGCCAATGGAGATTTTACTGTGAAGAATAATGCAAACCAATATGATATCAACACTGTATTAACATATACATGCAACAGTGGTTATCGACTGGATAACAGTGCAACAGTAACATGTCAAGCTAGTGGACAATTTACCTCGCTTGCAGCTACTTGTACTAAAG tttgtacAACACCACCTACACTGGCCAATGGAGATTTTACTGTAAAGAATAATGCAAACCAATATGATATCAACACTGTATTAACATATACATGCAACAGTGGTTATCGACTGGATAACAGTGCAACAGTAACATGTCAAGCTAGTGGACAATTTACTTCACTTGCAGCTACTTGTACCAGAG TTTGTTTAACACCACCTACACTGGCCAATGGAGATTTTACTGTGAAGAATAATGCAAACCAATATGATATCAACACTGTATTAACATATACATGCAACAGTGGTTATCGACTGGATAACAGTGCAACAGTAACATGTCAAGCTAGTGGGCAATTTACTGCTTTAACTGCTGTTTGTACAAgag TTTGTTCAACACCACCTACACTGGCCAATGGAGATTTTACTGTGAAGAATAATGCAAACCAATATGATATCAACACTGTATTAACATATACATGCAACAGTGGTTATCGACTGGATAACAGTGCAACAATAACATGTCAAGCTAGTGGACAATTTACTGCTTTTACTGCTGTCTGCACTAAAG TTTGTACAACACCACCTACACTGGCCAATGGGGATTTTACTGTGAAGAATAATGCAAACCAATATGATATCAACACTGTATTAACATATACATGCAACAGTGGTTATCGACTGGATAACAGTGCAACAGTAACATGTCAAGCTAGTGGACAATTTACTTCACTTGCAGCTGTTTGTACATTAA tttgtgGTGAACCACCTATACCAGCCAATGGAGTTTACGCTGTTGTTAAAACTCCCCCAATATTCAACATTGGAGACCAGATATCTTACTCATGTAACAACGGATTCATCTTGCAAGGCACAAGAGTAAATACATGCTTTGAACACTGGTTTGTTTGA